AAattgttgtattttatatgtatgcCCCTTGGGTGTCCTTTATTGGGTGATAAAATCTTGAAGGTGCAGATTATCAACACTTATAATGTTGTTCATCTTGTCGGAGAACGTGCGATCACccatagtttttggtggggttcttgttgctaagtctttagttttcgatgttgtgtcatgtgtactattgtttgtctatttgtctttttcatgtttagccatggcattgtcagctTATTTCCGATTTAtgggtttgactgtccctctggtatctttcgtccctctttgtcAAAATCAGCCAGACGACTCCCTATAGCAGGTAATACCCTTAAAACTAATCAcctgaatttttaattttgctcaTTATCTTGTAAAATGTATAAGATAAAGAAGAACATTTAAAAGCAACAATGGCCCGCAAGATAAGATATCAAATAAGACAACATGACAAAAATCGTCAGCCGTCACTTTATTGTTATTAGCCacgaatgattttttttttatatgatcttAATAATTATCATCtaaagatagagaaaaaacattGACAAGATGAAATAAGCACCCGGACAGGACTTCAACCTGATGTAAATCGTCAGTCGACTCCTAATATGGCCGTCTTGAAGATTTtaccggggggggggggggggggggggcaaattAAAGCTATTAACACCAAAAAAGATCAATAATTAAGGCAACAAAGCTGAAATAGTCAGTAAAATTCGTTCAATAGTAACATTTGCACAACGATTTTGGGGTGATTTTGGGCAAAAACTATAGAAGTTAGTGTAAGCATGTAAAATAACCAGAAAACAAGTTCAACAAAACACTAGAAAAACTgaatatattttctaatttttagtGCTAGtctaacatgtatatataatgttacAAAAATCTAGGACAGCACCTATTATCTTTCCTCGAGCTTGACATTTTACCTTCACGAAAAcgaataaatcattttaaaattctttgtAGATGGCATCGCTTCGCCAAATATTACCAGCAGGTAGTACCATTTCACTTGTAGATGAAGATGAAAGTTCCTCCTTTACAAATCTGCTGTCCCATTTCAAAgacagtgaaaatgaactgcAAAGTATACTTGAATCAGaacaatcaaatttatttgttgacGAACAAATAAGGAATGACTTAAACTTCTCTCAGTCGGATCTAAACAGCTTAACGAATGAAATCCTAGACAGTGAAGAATTGTTGCTGGAATTTGAACAAGTCGATATTTCTGATATAACTAATCTTGGGCAAATTGATGACGAGTATATTGAAACCCTAGGCCCTACATGCGAAGAATGTGTGACGTATGAAACAGTGCATCTGATTACAGAGATCAGTCCTGGAGATCACATTAGATTCCATAAAAGAATCGGTGGTGTAAATGTTTATAACCACCATGCAATTGTTACTAACGTGGATGCTGAACATAATCAAAGAGTCGGCAAAATGACATTGATTCATTTTCAGAAAGGTACACAAAATTTTACGGTATTACGCGAGACGAAAGAATACGACATGGGGACGGAGGAGATTGAAATTGTGCGGTATCAGTCACGTCCATTTACAACTGAGCAGATCTTGGAAAGGGCAAATAAAATGGCCGACAAATTTGAACACGATGTACATGCTGAATCTTACTATTTATTTGGAAATAACTGtgaagaaaaatcaaatgaaattgcGACTGGTTCAAAATTTAGTAACCAAGTATCGTCATTTTCGAATAACGTGAAATATACAATGTCGTGGTTATTAAAGCTATTCCTTAAAGGTgcaataaaattttgtcaagGAATACAACCAATCATAAGAGGATTTGCTCATATAACTGTTATAGCTTGCTGACTCTCCATGGTCGACAGACTGGCAACATATAACTGTTATAGCTTGCTTACTCTCCATGGTCGACAGACTGGCAACATATAACTGTTATAGCTTGCTTACTCTCCATGGTCGACAGACTGGCAACATATAACTGTTATAGCTTGCTTACTCTCCATGGTCGACAGACTGGCAACATATAACTGTTATAGCTTGCTTACTCTCCATGGTCGACAGACTGGCAACATTAAAGGATAAGTTAAAGAAAGGATTGATGTGTTTAAAATGCTACGAAAAGGAACACAAAAAGATGATGGTGTCactcatattttgtttaataagtATCGGAATATCAGTGATGTTCCATGTTTCCTGCTTTTATTTCGCTGTAAATGCGGCTATTGCTGTTGCTTTACCGTGTGTTTCTTCATTTCTTATGGACGCAATAGTGCCTCTGATACAACCAGCCTCAAAGATTCCAAAACCAGTGGTGAAACGATGTAATATGATTCGGAATGGAGATGTCATTACCTTCCCCTATATTGGGCTGAATCACGAAGGTGTTGTAACGAGTGTTTCTCCTTATAACACACACGATTTACACGAAGTAAAATTAACGCTTGTTCATTTTAACTATCCAGGCTTCTTTGGCACTCGAACTGTTGTCAAAGAAgaagttttctttaatttgaaaaaagattatGTTTACGTGTACGATTTCAGCCAGGAAAACCCTTTTCGATCGCAAGAGGTAGTTAAAAGAGCCTTAGACAGGGTTGGGGACCAGAAGTTCTCTACTTTTTCCAACAGATCTAGTCATATGTCAAGACAATGCAAGGTAGGatatagaaatattaatattttaaaaatatataaagttttacAGAAGAGAATGGAACTAAAGGTGGATAtgaaaaatgtgtcaaagacaacaactcgaccaaagaacagaaaacaaaagaaatacctattaaagacaataatatATTCTATTGTATTAATTGAGAGAAGATAATTCGTAAATGAAAGTAATATCTCATAATTTTTTGCATCCAACGGATTTTACATTAACAGTAATGCGCAGAcctttcggggccttttatagctgactatgcagtatgggctttgctcattgttgaagtattttttagtctcttgtggagagttttctcattggcaatcataccacatcttctttgttatacttaaactttaaaatcaatGAATTATAAGAACATGCATAGGATAGAAGATTAAgacaaaaagatatttcaagtttcttatacatatttattataccTTTTCAACGCAGATTCGAAGATGATTGACTTtatgttataaatcatttaAGTACTAAAGCACGGTTTAAGCACCACACAACAAAACGGACTACTGAATGGGTTGCTGTTAATATTTACGAGGCCTCACGGTATAATCACAAGCAGTGGTATCGATCAATGccaataaatgaatatattgaAAACGAAAATAGACACAGAAAATAAAGTAGAAGTAAAACTTTCAGAATGAAAAGATCTTCTACCCACTATACATACCAAAATTATCAAACGAGTTATATGAtaagttttatcatttttttacaattaaagtGAAACACTATAAAAAAAGAGTTGAAAGATACTcaagggatattcaaactcatatgtcgaaaataaatagacaacaccatggctgaaaaggaaaatgacaaataaacacACAATAGTACACAACACAAAGTCTCATGTGTTCTGGAAGGGTGAGCAGATTCTGCTCtccatgtggcacctgtcgtatTACAAGCTCGGTAATAAGTTTTATTCAGAAGGTCACTTTCGTGAAAagggtaaaaagtaaaatcacaaaaatactgaactccgagaaaaaatTCAAAGCCGAAAGTCCCTAATATTATaaggtattgtagttacgacaatAAGAACATATCCATTGTCAtatgtgaaacggatattctaTTACggtcaatcaaatcatgatggCGTCTGTACAATTTTCGAAAGGATTACTTTATCTTCTCCCCTTGAATCTTGTGGTTTAAGAGCAGCTGGCCTCTAGCAATGACATCATGAAGGGAAATAAAGCACTGGAGTATCGTTTCAACTTGGAGATAtttactccgtatgcaggcacTGTTGAAATACTGCTACATAGAAATAATAAGAGCATAAATAATCTCTTTTATTGTAAGTCTAAGTTTTCAactgaccctcattgtcaatttctatatataagtcaagatatgaggtaGACTTGTATCTGTTATATCCTTACAATCGATGGAAAAGTTTGTTTTATGCCCCCGCCGTAGCGTAAGGGGCATTACGTTTTATCTTTGTCCGGCTGTACATACGTCCAAAATTTGTTTCCCTTCTCTAAtgttagtttgcctcaaccaaatgttattaaAGTAATACacaatacctttttttttttttaaaaaaaaccaaaaaaaaaccaaacaaacaaaacaaacagatgaattttgaattttggtggcgtcaCGTTTACCGTTCTAGAGTAATGCCCTTCTACAAACGgaaaaatgctgatttttttttcgtatcCGTACCCTAAATTTAGTTTGCCTCatcaaaatgttatgaaacttatacacagtgcttattaccacaagacacagatcaagtttcaatttttgtggCGTCACTTTTACTGTGCTAGAGTAATGTCCCTTTCCAAATGAAAAGAAATGCTGATTTTTCTTGTTTCCGTTCTAGCTTTCCTGAACCATGTGTTATGAAACTTAAAAGTGCTTTTTTACCGCaactttgaattttggtggcgtgACTTTAAcggttctagagttatgcccattaaaattgaaaacaaatctgaaaTTTGTTTCCGTTCTCTTACTTCAATTTGTCTCTGCTAAATGTTACGAAACGTATACACAATGCTGACTAgtacaaaactcagatcaaatACAAATTGGATTGCATCATTTTTACAGTCCAATTTATAACGTTATATGCAAGCGGGGACATCGTCTGTGTCCTGTGGACACAGGAACTCATCGTGtattgtttgacatttttatatcGTCAAAGGAAGCGTTTTTAAGTTAACTAACAGTGTTGTCTGCTTCGTTATGTTTTAGACTGGGAAAACTGAGTTAAAGACACTGCCATATAAGAGAGCTACAGAGATGGCAAATATTTCTCCTGGAGATGTTATTGATTTCACGTATTGTAGCATGTCTCACGAAGCCGTTGTTGTCAAGGTAGAATATCCAGAAACAATGAAATGTTCGGTGGTGCATTACAACTATGCTGGGGTCATTGGAACTAGGACCATAGTAGAGGAagatttaattttcaaacttgCAGATCAAGACATATTCGTTCACGATTACACCGGCTGTAATATTCATGCACCGGAAGAAGTAGTTAGAAGAGCAAAATCACGACTCGGTGAACAAAAGTTCAACACTTTCACAAACAGGTCAAGTCATTTTGCTAAATGGTGTAAAATTCACGAATAGATagttattttgaaacatttaccAAACAAAACTGGACATTGTAgatttttagtaaaaaatctgATAGACTTAGTGTAAACGTGCTTGAAAACTTTCAATTTGCATAGTTTAATAGTTGATTTTCATCTGTTATCCATTGTCTTTGGTAATATAAATGCTGATTCAATGCTAGATATGTTGAAACATATGTGCATGTATATATTATGCTTTTTAAAtgacataaataaaggcaacagtagtataccgctgttcaaaactcgtaaatctatggacaaaagacaaaatcggcgtaacaaactaaaactgaggtaaacgaattaaatataagaggagaacaacgacacaacattaaaatgtaacacacacagaaacggactaagcattcgACAAAATTCGATAGgaataacaaatttaacatcaaaagcaaatacatgaatttgggatagaaaagtactgTGCCACGTTTAATAGTAATGCGAAttacactcaaatataagagaaaacaaacgacacaacggaaacacaacgttaaaatgttaaacacacaaaaacgaactatgatataacaatggcaattacctgacttggtacaggacattttaaaagaaaaaataaaataaaatcttctgTAAAACAACATCAATTcatatcaatatacaaatattaatattccAAAGTATCAATGGTTAACTTCAAATATAAGTTTCGATAATGTGTGCTTTCATTTTTGAGAATCAGAATGCTATATTCTTTGAGACAACATGTACTCATTTTCATAACAGCGTAACAATACGAATGGTGGTTATACTAGAGGTTGGTCAATTAAAGACGTAGTAATCGTATTATATACGGTGATGTATACGCATCTGTAGATATACCGTAAACAGCATGTACAATCATGAGCTTTACCTTTAACCTGCATGTCATCGGCTATCGATAACAGCGATTTTTCGCTCACTTAGTCTGTCAGATGCCGTCTAGTGGATTTAACAGTAATAAACGAATAAAGTACATGCAGGTGcacgagaaaaaaaatgaaagttttagtATTCATCATTTAAATCAACACACAAGGTTTAGTCCTCTGCTAGTCATTCCTATTATTTGATTAATGGGTTAAGAACTTTtgacctttaaatatatataacacgAACGATATGAAAAGTTGactacagacaaacgttcacctgaTCTGATAATGTCAATTGATAAAATGAACGCGCCAATAAATGGTCTTACCCACGGTGTTATGAAAATGATTATATTGCACAGTATAGCGAATCAAACATGGGCCTTTATCTTTTGGTGGCAGTTTTTCGTTGGTTGATTTTTAGAAATGTCTCAATTGGCAAAAGCATAATCACCACTTGCAGCGCCTGATTTTGACGTGTCAATGTACATCtgaatttaatgaaaatgagtGAGAGTGTTAACTTGGAGACTCTTAAAATATCCTTTAtaactaaataaactcatcataaatacaaaCAAGAAGTTTATAATAACCACCCGTTTGAGCATTGACCCCAAATATATAGTttaattagtatggcgttcattatcactgaactagtatatatttgttaaggggccagctgaaggacgcctccgggtgcgggaatttctcgctacattgaagacctgttggtgaccttctgctggttttttttctatggtcgggttgttgtttctttgacacattccccatttccattctcaattttattaatcatgTTCTCTGTTATCATGCACATGGTACAAACGATAACCAAATTATGATAGCAGCTCACAATTTGTTGCCAATATAAAGGACATGAATatgactgtcataaaagtgagaggtttagctaggtATAAAACCGGGTTTTTGTTCActgttttctacataaggaaatatCTGTATCATGGGAGGAATTTGATGGAGAGGAGATGAATAGATAGGGAAGATAAGACTAGTTGTGCAATTAAGgctttaattgtttatatttgaaatggATATAGTTTCTACACAAAGGCAGTTTCAATATTCGGAGTATGTAAATGCATATTAGCTCAATGTTTAGGCAATAATTCAATAATCGATTCTGTCAAGTTGATAATAGAATAAAGCCACTTTAAATCTGAATTACAATTATAAAGAAATAGAATTATAGTCCCTCACTAACGAATATTTTACatagttcagtgataaaaaaaaaataaaattcgaaATACACTAGTGTCGCTGGTCGAAAGGAATTTACAATATTCGAATAGCTTTACAGTTTAAATTGTTGTAAATCCATAGACCAAATCGTTTGTTGATGACCTATGGAATAAATCCGTCTAATAAACTCCTtgtgaaaaagagaaaaagaaaatttgtggAATTCCTTCTGGGTTATTGTTAATAAgtataagtttttttgtttcgttAACCTTTTCTGTAAAGTAAATTGAACCCTAATTAAGTCTTTTGACATACGAAAAATAATGACACCCCAACAATATGTTGAAGCAGGTGCCAGTATCGATCAGTACATTCTAACTCACACGTTTCCAGTTTAATAATGGAAcggtagtataccgctgttcgaaagtcataaatcgattgagagaaaacaaactaAGACCAAGGAGATTATATCTAATATAACCTCTTtgctaaaaccgaggaaaacaaCACAATAACAGACGCACTGAAGTGCAACAGAAAATCAAACGACAAAGCAACTCACACAGAAGCTCATAAGATAACACATTGCCATTACCCtggcttggtacaggacatttcaaGATCATGAATCATGAACATATAAATTTCccgttttgtttttgaaaagtaAACGTGTTTTTAACTTGGAAAATAGTACACATTCTAAAACATTTCCGAagtattcaaataaaacaaattccaCTAATTTAAGTACTCACCAACACAAATTGATTTtgtgaataaaaagtaaaatagcaataatacCTTAACTCCTTAGAAAAATCAAACACGGAAAGTCCATGATCCAATGTGAAAATCAGAAgctcaaatgaatggataacaactatcatattcctaaCTAAATACAGGCATCCTTTATGCAGAAAAATGTGGATTGAACCTgcttttatagctagcttaacctctttCTGTCACCATcctagtagtcaacacttcggtgttgacatgaataccaataatgtggtcatttttataaatttcctgtttacaaaatttagaatttttcaaaatcacaggattttcttatccaaggcatagattacctgagccgtatttggcataacttttcggaattttggatccttaatgctcttcaactttgtacttatttggctttataaatattttgatatgagcgtcactgataagtcttatgtagacgaaacgcgcgtctggcgtactaaattataatcctggtacctttgttaacttttttctaatatgacagtcgcataataTTACATTATCTTGACAGCAATGTGTGAATAAATTAAACCGGACAagtaggtaaaaatgtcaaaaaggggtacagcagtcagcattatgttttaatcTTAATCAATATCATATGcagatacatgtacttttattcGTTTCATTGTTAACATTCTAATtgtttgtatttgaaaaaaaaagtgttttgcTTCATCCCTCATACACAAATGCAGTTCCATTAAGCTtaacaatttgttttctctttaatAAGGTCAACTATTACCGTCTTGCAATACATTCCTTCATTCAAACACACAGTTAAGTTATACTGGTATGAACTTGGATCTCCTGAATAACAACTTTACATAGCTACGGTCGATGTATTGTTCAGCATCGTTCATAATACTCATCATTAATACCTTGAACTTGCATACTTGTTTGAAACAGAGAACATTGTCCACCATTCGCCATCTGAAATCCTAGACAGTTATCAGAATCTCTACAGAAATGGGCGCACCGTATTCGTGTTGCATTTTCCAAATTATTTTGAAGACTCAACATTGCTTGTTTGTTTAACTGCTTGCAGAATATTCCTGTgataatgtcaaaataaaatttaaattaaactgTCAGTACACAAGTTCTTTAATTAATTCCACAAAATATGGTGAATGAAATTCGATAATAGACGTTAACCTCTTATAAACTAACGATGTTATGAGAAATTGAGACAAAGACCCAATAAACCGTCAGTcaacattttattgtttcagttattattgccctttaataaaaaaaatgttttttttctctcgctTTAGTCCCTAatcttataaactataataTAGAGATAGAAATTATAATACAGAATCAACAAACAAGtcaatatgtcaaaaattgtcAGTTAACTCCATATAAGAGTTAGTTGTTCTagctttcaaacattttttatctGAGCATAGTTTTGTGTGGACGTAGCACGCGTCTGgagtataaatattttttttaacctgttaTCTTTTGATGGGTATTATTTGTtggtttctctgtcctatattttcttccatgtatctgtttatttattgtaaacctgtcgtgtaatgttgtcatttaaatgttatatttaagacTGCCagtaaagcgggaggtttggcatgccacaaaactaggttcaacccaccattttgtcataaaatgtcctgtaccaagtcaggaaaatggcaattgATACATTATAGTTCGTGTCTGtatgtgttacgtttcggtgttgtgtctctcgtttccctcagttttactttgtaaccaagatttgttttttctctatcgatttgtgaattttgaatagcggtatactactattccCTTTATTTGTCATTGAATAAGGATTTCTTTCTAACATATGTTTGCCTATTATCTGGGAACATTTAAACGATAGACAGaaactttgaaaacaaaaatgatcgGCTGGACTATCTTTAATAATGCCAACATGATTGAAATTATCATTAACACGTATAGAGTGATTGTCTTTTGATGAGGATTTCTATCAAAGGGTTGCAATTCTTGAGCGACACAGCCTCTTTGAAGCCTCTAGTTGTGTaagtaatatatttatatttagtttgaAAATTTAGGTAGCAAAGATAATTCTTACTagcttcaaaataaaataaaggcaTTTTAGAACCGAGTTAAACAATACCTTCATCTGGAGTGTGatcatcaaatatttcaacTTCACAGAGAGTTAGTGCGTCCGTGTTAGGGACATATTGATACTccttaaatattttgacatatctGCCACGGATAATCTTATTGCAAGCAATACTTAGTACAGCTGGAGCCGCTCCATTATGATAGAAACAGAGCAGCCCTGGTTCATCGTCAAAGTGTGTCCATGTGTTTAATTGCGGGTTGTAGATGTATATAAAGAAATCCGCCAAACGATCACCTGAAATTGTACACATTgctatttaatgttttaaaaatataggagaatatactattgttttctaaatcaatatttgaaacattAGTTGTGTTAGACTCTGCTCCTGTCCATAACATGATACTATTATATAAggttcttgtttttttctttttttccaatcATATTGcgtataatattgttgtaaaatgatacattttatgGCTTCTTGATTAGATTAGATATTCTTTTCTTATCTCATCTTGTCTTATTAGCTCTAAAAATGGTACCAAGTCCTAATCTAAAATGCACCCAAATACAAATTCTAATTAGTACAATATtcatgataaatatttacattagcAGTTGATAGTCTAGGCCAATTACTCATTCGTGGTATAAAACCGATTTTGCGATTGTAGCATTGGAGTGTGGGTTGTTCATAGAAggttcaaaataaaaagtgtaaaaacattttcagcttctatctaaaaaaaggattatatattttgtagtgaCAGAATGTACCTATTTTGtcgaacaaaaatgaaaaaaaaatatcagttcaATGCAAATTTCTGATATGATTATTGCAGCCGATACATCGGTATTCAGTACTTACACATAACATACCTAAGGCTAAAACATTTGGTTTTATAGATATACTAGGGAATTTGAGCATATGGAGGTATTCgagggtgttttttttcttttattatgttCTAATACAAATTAAAGAAGAGATGTTAATCAGGACAACGTATCGCTTCGCTTTATTGATTCCTTTTTTGAAATACCATTTAATCTGTCCTTTTTTTGGCCAGTTCGCTCAAATGAAAATCAGAGGTAAAAGGCAAACAATAATAATCAGAATTTTCAGACACACAGACAATATCTAggtcaaaaagacaaaaaaagacaaacatcgGTAGTGATCCCAAATGATCCGGAAATGTAAGACAATGAACTATAGCTTTGAAGTGTtctcttaataaaattgaggacggaaatggggaataagtcaaagagtcaacaactcgaccatagaagagggacgaaagataccaatgggacagtcaaactcataaatctaaaacaaactgacaacgccatggcaaaaacttaaaaagacaaacagacaaacaatagtacacatgacacaacatggaaaactaaagaataaacacgaaccccaccaaaaacttgcggtgatctcaggtgctccggaagggtaagcagatcctgctccacatgtggcacccgtcgtgatgcttatgtgataacaaatccggtaaatagtctaattcggtagttcacattcatgaaagggaaggggattgtagttacgacgtcaggaacatattcgatatcatttttgaaacggttattccgtaacggtcaaccaactcgtgatggcgtccgtaaattttacgaagggatgatttcaacttcaccatttgaaactcttggtttaatagctgtCATGttagcagcaaccctctatcaagaaaattatgataggaaatgcaagcacgggaatatcgtttcaattgggagatatataccccgtatgcaggtgctgctgaatGTTGAACAGACACCGTCAGAAAGTCGCTAATAGGTCTCCAATGTAGCGATAAATTCCCGCACGCGAAGGCGTCCTTCATGTTGTtcataaacaataaacacacatataaacttgttcagtgataataaaagCCCTACTAAACTCCAAAcattacacaagaaactaaaattaaaataatacaagactaacaaaggccagaggctcctgacttgggacagacaccaaaatgcggcggagttaaacatgtttatgagatatcaaccctcctcatatacctctagccaatatagaaaagtaaacgcattacaatacacacattaaaattcagttcaagagaagtccgagtctaatTCCAGAAGATGTCTCTATATGTTTAGTTATACTCTTAGCTAAACTACTTATATAAGAAAAGAACAGCATTGTCTATAATCATATTCTAATAACGAAGCGGAAGTAAGCACTGTCTAACTGAACAGCTCCTGACctcaataattcaaaatgtctttttaaacCTGCATCCAGTAAGTTTCGTTCGAAGTACATTGAATgtccataaaacatgtaaaattggGATTATAATGATAATGTTTAGTTATGTATGAAAATATTGACCAATGCAAC
This is a stretch of genomic DNA from Mytilus trossulus isolate FHL-02 chromosome 6, PNRI_Mtr1.1.1.hap1, whole genome shotgun sequence. It encodes these proteins:
- the LOC134720701 gene encoding uncharacterized protein LOC134720701, producing MASLRQILPAGSTISLVDEDESSSFTNLLSHFKDSENELQSILESEQSNLFVDEQIRNDLNFSQSDLNSLTNEILDSEELLLEFEQVDISDITNLGQIDDEYIETLGPTCEECVTYETVHLITEISPGDHIRFHKRIGGVNVYNHHAIVTNVDAEHNQRVGKMTLIHFQKGTQNFTVLRETKEYDMGTEEIEIVRYQSRPFTTEQILERANKMADKFEHDVHAESYYLFGNNCEEKSNEIATGSKFSNQVSSFSNNVKYTMSWLLKLFLKGAIKFCQGIQPIIRGFAHITVIAC
- the LOC134720702 gene encoding uncharacterized protein LOC134720702; this encodes MVDRLATLKDKLKKGLMCLKCYEKEHKKMMVSLIFCLISIGISVMFHVSCFYFAVNAAIAVALPCVSSFLMDAIVPLIQPASKIPKPVVKRCNMIRNGDVITFPYIGLNHEGVVTSVSPYNTHDLHEVKLTLVHFNYPGFFGTRTVVKEEVFFNLKKDYVYVYDFSQENPFRSQEVVKRALDRVGDQKFSTFSNRSSHMSRQCKTGKTELKTLPYKRATEMANISPGDVIDFTYCSMSHEAVVVKVEYPETMKCSVVHYNYAGVIGTRTIVEEDLIFKLADQDIFVHDYTGCNIHAPEEVVRRAKSRLGEQKFNTFTNRSSHFAKWCKIHE